GACCCGAGCAGTTCCATGCCGGCCGGCGTCCGCGCGATGAGCATGGACCGGCCGTGCCGGTCCGCGCCATACTCCGGCAGCCAGGCGTCGCCCGCCGTGATGTCCGCCAGGTTGCCCAGGGGATCCGCACAGAGCAGGCAGTACCTGGGCTGGTGCTGGTAAAACTTCCACATGGACATGTACACCGGGTGCGGAAAGTCAAAGACCCGCCGCGTCCCGTCGTCCATGGTGTAGCGGAACGTGCCCGGCCAGCCGTCGCCGCGCAGTTTCAGCGCCGCAAGCCGTGACGGGTCCGCGCCCATGCGGCGCAGGAAGGCCCGGTGCAAATCGAGGGTGCCCGTGCGCCCGCAGACGAGGGCGATGGTGAGGGGGAACTTGTCCGGCTTGACCAGGCCGCAGTGCGCGGCCTTCGCCAGCGAGGCGATGTGGCAGGGCAGCCCCGCAAAGGCGAGGCGGCCCCTGAAACGGCGGGCCTCCCGGAGCACCGTGAGGGCCGGGGCGGCGATATAGACCGAGCCGCCCGCCTGGATGATCTCCTCCGGCGTGGTGGCGATGACGGTCTTCGGGGCCAGCCCGTCCAAAAAGGTGACGCAGGCGCCGTCCACCAGCCCCGTCTCCAGGGCGTGGCACAGCAGCGCGGTGACCCCGCCGCCCGAGGCGGAGGCGGCGCGCACGGCGTCATCCACCGCATGCCCCGTCCAGACCCCCTCCACATGCCCCAGCGCCTCCCCGGAGTAAGGCTCCCCAAAGCGCGCCTTGTGCAGTTCCGGCCAGTCAATGCCGTTGCCGCCGCAGACCATCCGGCAGAGGTGGCAGGAGAGGTTGCAGCGCCCCTCGTCCACCTCCGGGTAGGGCACGCCCGCCGCGTTCGGCGTCATGCGGATGGCGTCCTTCGGGCAGACGGCGGCGCAGGCGCCGCACTGCGAGCACACCGTCTCCCGCACGTCCACATGGTTGGACTGGCGGTACTCCGCGCCTCGGGCGCGGTAAAGGTCGGGGTTTGGCGCGGTGTCCCGGTTCATGGCGTCCATGCTATTCGTTCCCCCCTGCGGTTTTCACTGCGGGCGGCGGCGCGGGGACGGCCGGTTTCAGAAGCCGCCGCATGTCCCGCCAACTCAGCACGGCGTAGGGGAGGTAGGCCAGCGAGGTGGCCGTCGCGGCGCCCGCCGCGCCGAATCTCGGGATGAGCACGAGGTTCAGGGCGAAGTTCAGCAGCACGGACAGGGCCAGATAGGCCGCGCGCATCCAGGCCCGGCCCCGGTAGTCCAGAATGCCCGTGAAGACCCGGGACACGCTGAGATAGAAGATGAAGGGCGTGAGCAGCCGCATGGGGATGGCCGCGTCGGCGTATTCCGCGCCGAAGAGAAAGGGCATGACCCAGCCCGCGAAGAGCAGGATGGCGGCGCAGCAGGCGGTGTAAAAAACCACGGCGACGCCGAGCAGCTTGTTGAGCAGGGGCCGCAGTCCGGGCAGTTCCTCCGGCTTGGCATGGGCAAAGACCTGCAGGGTGCTCATGGCCAGCAGCACCCCGCCGTGCATCATGCGGGCGGAGATTTCCTTGGCCGGGGCGTAAATGCCCACCTCCATGTCCGTGGTGAGCCAGCCGAGCATCACCGTGTCCAGTTCCACGGAGACGGCGAAGCCCAGGTTAAGCAGGAACATGGGCACGGCGTAGGCCATCATCGGGAAGAGCGGAAGGCCGCGCGCGGACCAGCCGCCCATGGGCAGAATGAAATGGCGGCGCAGCAGGAACAGAGAGACGGCGGCGCACAGCAGGGTGGCGGTGATGAAGGCGGCGAGCACGGCCCACGGCTCGGGGAAGAACCAGACCAGGCCGACAATCAGGGCAAGGCGCAGGGCGTAGTCAACGGTGCTGGCCATGAACGTGAAGCGGAGGCGGTGCAGGCCCTCGAAGATCAGCTTGAAAAAGTCCGCCGCGCCCTGGGTGAACAGGAACAGCGCGCCAAGCCGGAAGAGCAGGGTAAAATCGGGGCGGTCCATGAGCGCGGCCAGGGGAACGGCGGCGACAAGCAGCCCCAAGGAGAACAGGGAGGAGCTTAATGCCTGCAGGGCGAGCCCGGCGACAATGGGAGGGGTGGTGTTCCCGCCCAGGGCGCGCGCCGTGAACACGCGTGCCGAATCGCCGATGCCCAGCCGCGACGCCAGATAGACGATGGTGAAAGTGGCGTAGAAATAGGACCACGCGCCGAACTTGTCCCGGCCCAGGATGCGCGCCAGCGCGGCGTTGATCAGCAGAAAAAAGACCAGCGTGCCGCCCTTGGAAAGGGCGGCCCAGAACGTCTCCTTTTTCAGCTTGCCAATCCGCAACGGGAATGCCTCCATCATCATCGGAACAGGGCGCGTTGTCGGTGCGGAGTATAGCGCATGGCCGTGGAGCCCGCCAAGGGCGGGGCATGCGGGCGTGGAAAAAACAAAGGAAGGAACCCCGCAAGCCGGTTATGGTAAACTTCGCAAAACCAACCTGTCGGGGTGTAGCGCAGCCCGGTTAGCGCACCTGCTTTGGGAGCAGGGGGTCGTCGGTTCGAATCCGACCACCCCGACCATTCATCCCCCCTTGCACCTGATTGAATACCCCTGTCGTTATTGCCTGAAATGCGATCCGTACCTGTCCCATGATTATCTATGGACACTGTGTTTGAATTGATTCTATGTCCCCCCAGGGCCCGCAACGTCCACTTCGCTAATGCCGTCGAGTCATGGCACAGCACTTTGGCCGCTTACAGTGCCGCCCTCGCCGTGAACCGGGAAGGGTGAATATTGCGCCCCGGATGGACGTTTGGTATCATTAGCCCGCATTGGTTACATCAGAAAAGGACGGCGCAACCATGCCAAGGGAGAAAGAAACGAACAACAGCCTGTTCTGTCAGGCGGTCATCAACGGTATCGCGTCCCTCTGCCCGGACTTTGATGAGGCGGAAGATGGGCTGGAGCAGGATGCGGAGGCAATTCGTGGCGACTTCTACGCCATAGGCGGCGACATGCGCCGGGCCATGGACCGGCTCGCCGGAGAACTTGCCGCAAAATGACCAGACCGCGCAAACCAGGCGAAAGTCAGGCCATCATGGTGGCGGAAAGTCATCGTTTTGTCGGCCCCATCCCTCCTGCAGACGACTTGGCCAAGTATCAACGCATCCAGCAGGACCTGCCCGAGCGCATCATGCGCCTTGCCGAAGAGGAGCAGGCCTTCCGTCACCGCTACCTGTCTTCCCTTTCCATGCGCGCCCAGTTGCTAGTTCCCCTCATCGCACTGGCCGGAATCGGCGCATCGGTCGCCATCGCGATATGGGGCAACGCGCCGGGCTCTGCGGCCTTCATCGCCGTCGGCTCCATAGTCGGCGCGGTGACCACCACCGTCTGGGGTTACACCCGTAAAAAAGCCTGACATCCTTCCCCGGTCTTGCACCACCAGCCACACGCCCAGCGCACTCCCCAACATGCCACGCACTCCGCTCACGGGTAAACCGACGGCGGATCCCTGCGGCACCCACCAGGCAAACAACTGAATATAAACAGAGCAAGTGGTCGTCGGTTCGAATCCAACCACCCCGACCATCCTCTCTCCTCACGCTGTCATAGCCCGGCGAGCTCTTTTATCACCTCTCCGGCGAGGACAAAGCCCGCGACGGGGGGAACGAAGGAAATACTGGCGGGAATCTGCCGCTTTTCACCGCATTTCCGGCCGTCGTCGTTGGTGCATATGCAGGCCA
This portion of the Candidatus Hydrogenedentota bacterium genome encodes:
- a CDS encoding Coenzyme F420 hydrogenase/dehydrogenase, beta subunit C-terminal domain — protein: MDAMNRDTAPNPDLYRARGAEYRQSNHVDVRETVCSQCGACAAVCPKDAIRMTPNAAGVPYPEVDEGRCNLSCHLCRMVCGGNGIDWPELHKARFGEPYSGEALGHVEGVWTGHAVDDAVRAASASGGGVTALLCHALETGLVDGACVTFLDGLAPKTVIATTPEEIIQAGGSVYIAAPALTVLREARRFRGRLAFAGLPCHIASLAKAAHCGLVKPDKFPLTIALVCGRTGTLDLHRAFLRRMGADPSRLAALKLRGDGWPGTFRYTMDDGTRRVFDFPHPVYMSMWKFYQHQPRYCLLCADPLGNLADITAGDAWLPEYGADRHGRSMLIARTPAGMELLGSALRSGRVVMDPLAPERVRAAQRQQIYSKITNQRIMRRVLGIAAALGRWPMPQDAGTEHWPAGRPAGFVYALFQVVNALASEFPRWRWVPRLMPLETLSKLLARRRIHARAGQTRKEP
- a CDS encoding oligosaccharide flippase family protein; protein product: MRIGKLKKETFWAALSKGGTLVFFLLINAALARILGRDKFGAWSYFYATFTIVYLASRLGIGDSARVFTARALGGNTTPPIVAGLALQALSSSLFSLGLLVAAVPLAALMDRPDFTLLFRLGALFLFTQGAADFFKLIFEGLHRLRFTFMASTVDYALRLALIVGLVWFFPEPWAVLAAFITATLLCAAVSLFLLRRHFILPMGGWSARGLPLFPMMAYAVPMFLLNLGFAVSVELDTVMLGWLTTDMEVGIYAPAKEISARMMHGGVLLAMSTLQVFAHAKPEELPGLRPLLNKLLGVAVVFYTACCAAILLFAGWVMPFLFGAEYADAAIPMRLLTPFIFYLSVSRVFTGILDYRGRAWMRAAYLALSVLLNFALNLVLIPRFGAAGAATATSLAYLPYAVLSWRDMRRLLKPAVPAPPPAVKTAGGNE
- a CDS encoding DUF2335 domain-containing protein, with protein sequence MAKYQRIQQDLPERIMRLAEEEQAFRHRYLSSLSMRAQLLVPLIALAGIGASVAIAIWGNAPGSAAFIAVGSIVGAVTTTVWGYTRKKA